In the genome of Bacteroides mediterraneensis, the window TAAGCTGTTTAATATCGCAATTATGCCGGAAGATTACGGAATGCTGATATTCGTACTGGCCCCCGGTGCGTTCATTGTATTGGGATATCTTATTGCGATTGTAAACCGCTTGAAAAAAGCATAACCCTTAAAAATAGAAAGATATGGAATATATATTGATATTTATTACCGCAATCTTTGTGAACAACATCGTGTTGTCACAATTCTTGGGTATCTGTCCGTTTCTGGGAGTCTCCAAGAAAGTTGAAACCGCTATGGGTATGGGAGCAGCGGTAGCTTTCGTGCTGACGCTGGCCACTATCGTGACATACGTCATTCAGAAGTTTGTGCTGGATGCATTCGGACTGGGATATTTGCAGACCATTGCTTTTATCCTTGTCATCGCAGCTTTGGTGCAGATGGTGGAAATTATCCTGAAAAAAGTTTCACCTTCTTTGTATCAGGCACTGGGTGTGTTTCTTCCGTTGATTACCACCAACTGCTGCATTCTGGGTGTGACCATTCTGGTGATTCAGAAGAACTATGACTTGCTGACAGGTGTGGTTTATGCTTTCTCTACCGCATTGGGCTTTGCCTTGGCATTGATTGTATTTGCTGGTATCCGGGAACAGCTGAGTCTGGTCAACATCCCGAAAGGCATGCGCGGCATGTCTATTGCTTTGGTGACAGCTGGTTTGCTGGCCATGGCCTTTATGGGATTCTCTGGAGTAGATAAAGGACTGGCTGTGCTGTTTGGCTTGAACTGATTTTATCATTTTAATAGAATAACCTCTTAAAAAGTGTTATCCGAAAAGCTTTTGGGTAACACTTTTTTAATTTTTTAATGACGGGTTGGTGTACATTTCAATCTTTTTTCCTACTTTTGTAGACATATAGTAAATGACTTTAATAAAGGAGTTAAATATAAGAAAACCTTAGTGTTATGAAAAAAAGAATTCTCGTGACAGGTGGAACCGGATACATAGGTTCTCATACTGTGGTTGAATTGCAGAATAGCGGCTACGACGTAGTAATTGTGGACAATCTTTCTAATTCACGTGCTGATGTAGTGGATAGTATTGAACAAATCACTGGAGTACGTCCTGCTTTTGAAAAAGTGGATTGTTTGGATCAGGCAGGTCTGGATGCGGTGTTTACGAAATATCCTGGAATCCAGGGAATTATTCATTTTGCAGCTAGCAAAGCTGTAGGTGAGTCTGTACAGAAACCGTTGCTGTATTATCGTAACAACTTGGTTTCATTGATTAATCTGCTGGAACTGATGCCGAAACATGGAGTAAAAGGAATCATCTTCTCTTCATCTTGTACGGTATACGGTCAGCCGGATAAATTGCCTGTAACAGAAGAGGCTCCTATCAAGAAGGCAGAATCTCCATACGGCAATACGAAGCAGATTAACGAAGAAATCATCCGTGATACTGTAGCCTCCGGTTCTCCGATTCATGCCATCATGTTGCGTTACTTCAACCCGATTGGCGCACATCCTACAGCTTTGATTGGTGAACTTCCGAACGGTGTACCGCAGAACCTGATTCCATATTTGACACAGACTGCCATGGGAATCCGTGAGAAGCTGAGTGTGTTCGGTGACGACTATGACACACCGGACGGTTCTTGTATCCGTGACTATATTTACGTGGTAGATTTGGCTAAAGCACACGTAATTGCGATGGACCGTATTTTGAATGACAAACAGAAAGACAAAGTGGAGGTATTTAATATCGGTACCGGACGCGGTCTTTCCGTATTGGAACTGATTCACAAGTTTGAAGAAGCTACAGGCGTGAAACTGAACTACCAGATTGCTCCGCGCCGTGCGGGTGATATCGTGAAGGTATGGGCTGATCCTGCTTATGCAAATGCAGAACTGGGCTGGAAAGCTGAAACTTCTATTGAAGATACCTTGCGTTCGGCCTGGAAATGGCAGGTTCATTTGCGTGAAAAAGGAATCATGTAAAGAATTGAAAGTATTAATAAATTAAAAAATACTGAACTAAATACGTTTTACAACGTTATATGTGATGTACAGCTCTTGTGATGGTTGTCTATGTGAATAGCTAATCGTGACAGCTGACTTCCATTTGGAACAGGCAGGGAGTTGTATTTTTGCATAGTAGTTTTGTCGTGTTTTATTTTGTGTTTGTGTTGTGGCTGTTCTCCGACGAGAGTCGGGGAACAGTTTTTTTTGTAGTTAGGGATTTTATTATACCTTTGCAACCGATTTTCGAATCAAGGGAATGGAACTTCCCTGTGATAAACCGCTAATGAAGTAGCTGATAGTTCCTGCCGAGGCGGGCCTTTTTCGAATGGCCGGCAGGAAGCATTGTATTTGCATCCGGGCCTATGCAGTGGCTGCCTTGGTTTTTGCGAAGACCAGAATGTAGGATGTAAGAAAATAACAGACAGTATGAAGACTTTGAAGAATCAGAATTATTGGTGGAAATTTGAGCAATTTCCTTTATTTCTTTATTTGTTTAAATGGCTTTTTCTTTCCGTTTTGTCCGGTGCGTGCATTGGCTCGGCTTCTGCCCTGTTGCTAGTGTCGCTGGAATGGGCCACGCAGTATCGTGAACACCACCTTTGGATTATTGCCTTGTTGCCATTGGCAGGATTGATTATTGGATTGATGTATCATTATCTTGCCGGATCTGCTTCCAGGGGAAACAATTACCTGATAGAGGAAATCCGCTCTCCTCACGACATCATTCCCTTTCGGATGGCTCCATTGGTATATGTCGGTACCGTACTGACGCACTTGTTTGGTGGTTCTGCCGGTAGGGAAGGCACTGGTGTGCAGATGGGAGGGGCGATAGCCGACCAGTTTTCTCGTTTATTCCGCATGCGGCGCAGAGACCACCGGTTGATGGTAGCCATCGGTATCAGTGCAGGTTTTGCTTCCGTGTTTGGTACGCCGTTGGCTGGAGCCGTTTTCGGTCTGGAGGTTATTGTAGTAGGCCGTATGCGTTACGAGGCCATCTTGCCCAGTTTCCTTTCGGCTGCGGTAGCCAGTATGGTGTGTCATGCTTGGGGAGTGGAGCATACCCATTATGTGATGCCGGAGGTTCCTGCGCTTGACGGAAGCAATCTGCTGTGGACTGTGGCAGTGGGTATCCTTTTCGGACTGGCGGCCATGCTGTTCTCGCGTTCCATCGGTTTCTGGTCGGGAGTGGCCAAGCGTATCAGTTACCCGCCATTGCGTCCGCTGGCAGGAGGTGTGGTGATAGCTGTTGCTGTCTGGCTGATGGGAACCACGAAATACATCGGCTTGGGTGTTCCCACCATTGTGGCTTCTTTCTCCGAACAGCAGATGTGGTATGATTTCCTGTTGAAAACGTTGTTTACCACCTTTACC includes:
- the rsxA gene encoding electron transport complex subunit RsxA — protein: MEYILIFITAIFVNNIVLSQFLGICPFLGVSKKVETAMGMGAAVAFVLTLATIVTYVIQKFVLDAFGLGYLQTIAFILVIAALVQMVEIILKKVSPSLYQALGVFLPLITTNCCILGVTILVIQKNYDLLTGVVYAFSTALGFALALIVFAGIREQLSLVNIPKGMRGMSIALVTAGLLAMAFMGFSGVDKGLAVLFGLN
- the galE gene encoding UDP-glucose 4-epimerase GalE, which encodes MKKRILVTGGTGYIGSHTVVELQNSGYDVVIVDNLSNSRADVVDSIEQITGVRPAFEKVDCLDQAGLDAVFTKYPGIQGIIHFAASKAVGESVQKPLLYYRNNLVSLINLLELMPKHGVKGIIFSSSCTVYGQPDKLPVTEEAPIKKAESPYGNTKQINEEIIRDTVASGSPIHAIMLRYFNPIGAHPTALIGELPNGVPQNLIPYLTQTAMGIREKLSVFGDDYDTPDGSCIRDYIYVVDLAKAHVIAMDRILNDKQKDKVEVFNIGTGRGLSVLELIHKFEEATGVKLNYQIAPRRAGDIVKVWADPAYANAELGWKAETSIEDTLRSAWKWQVHLREKGIM
- a CDS encoding voltage-gated chloride channel family protein, giving the protein MKTLKNQNYWWKFEQFPLFLYLFKWLFLSVLSGACIGSASALLLVSLEWATQYREHHLWIIALLPLAGLIIGLMYHYLAGSASRGNNYLIEEIRSPHDIIPFRMAPLVYVGTVLTHLFGGSAGREGTGVQMGGAIADQFSRLFRMRRRDHRLMVAIGISAGFASVFGTPLAGAVFGLEVIVVGRMRYEAILPSFLSAAVASMVCHAWGVEHTHYVMPEVPALDGSNLLWTVAVGILFGLAAMLFSRSIGFWSGVAKRISYPPLRPLAGGVVIAVAVWLMGTTKYIGLGVPTIVASFSEQQMWYDFLLKTLFTTFTIGVGFKGGEVTPLFFVGATLGSALSAIVPLPMGLLAGIGFVAVFAGATNTPIACTLMGIELFGAGPGIYLGIACVVAYLFSGHTGIYTAQLIGSPKHLVYLREKGKTLAERS